Within the Elusimicrobiota bacterium genome, the region CAGATTTAGCAACTCCTGAAGAAACATGTAATCTTGAAGGAAAACTAAAAATTAAGGAAAACGAAGAAGAAAAAATTATTTATGCCAAATTCCATAGTATTCAACAAAGGAATAAAATAGTATCAGATTTTAAAAAAATATTAAAAGAGTTAGAAATAAAGTTTATTGACAACTCTTATGGAGAATACAAAATACCTTTTTATAGGTTATTAACTAAATGGTTTTCAAAAAAATTTGTTGTTCGTTTATTTGTTGATGATTATCATAAATTCCCAATAGAAACCATTATTAAAAACTGGAAGTACGAACATTGTTCAATTATGATATATCAAAACAAAATATCACCTTCAAAAGTTTCTAACTTATCAATTAATCTAAAAACATCATGGGGGTGGTATTGTCGTTTAAGAGATTTCCCAAGGCAAATTTATTATTCTAATTATTTTGATAGGAATGTTTGTGTTGATGTTTTGCCGAAAAAAAGATCCAATATATCTCATAGCATTTTTATATTAGATAACATAAAAACTAACTTACAATTAAAGAACCAGTTTTTAGAATTATTGAATTTTGCTGAAAATGACAAAGATATAACCAATAATCTACTTAATGACAGGAACATATTAAATAGATCTTTACAAAAGTGGGTCAAAAGTAATTTAAAACTTGAAGATAATCGTGAAAAGCATATCCCCAAGAAAGACATGTTAAAAATATTAAAATTAAGTCAATGATAAATATTCCTTTTCTTCAACCAATACATTCTTACCTATTTTAGACGTAATGTTTCAGCGCTACCGCGAACTCAATTCGGTTAATGTAGTAACCGGCTCGTGATA harbors:
- a CDS encoding ATP-binding protein, which produces MEYAEFKKCLKKGENYFLDFKEQCNAFIKGHDKENAELIKDICAMANNGGKVSYIIVGVSNDRKNFVSVQNKNLTNDNLKRLVAESIYPVPKVELKWYSWKNSNKEHQNKEFVIIKVGPNLKKAYHFKRDFIDYKKGYCFRKNEIWIRRGTTSDLATPEETCNLEGKLKIKENEEEKIIYAKFHSIQQRNKIVSDFKKILKELEIKFIDNSYGEYKIPFYRLLTKWFSKKFVVRLFVDDYHKFPIETIIKNWKYEHCSIMIYQNKISPSKVSNLSINLKTSWGWYCRLRDFPRQIYYSNYFDRNVCVDVLPKKRSNISHSIFILDNIKTNLQLKNQFLELLNFAENDKDITNNLLNDRNILNRSLQKWVKSNLKLEDNREKHIPKKDMLKILKLSQ